One Cyprinus carpio isolate SPL01 chromosome A16, ASM1834038v1, whole genome shotgun sequence genomic region harbors:
- the LOC109069836 gene encoding protachykinin: MKIFLLILLVLSAFSDILCQNVSPEEENWMSDRYPDEVNLLESDLKTMLERVSRAPGLQQVFGLMGKRSSAKSQITRRRQKFQTFVGLMGKRNVVEPGSF; the protein is encoded by the exons ATGAAGATCTTCCTGCTGATTCTCCTGGTATTGTCTGCTTTCTCAGATATTTTGTGCCAGAACGTCAGTCCTGAAGAGGAGAACTGGATGAGTGACAGGTATCCAGACGAGG TAAATTTGCTAGAATCTGACCTAAAGACGATGTTGGAAAGGGTCAGCCGAGCACCTGGTCTACAACAGGTTTTTGGTCTAATGGGGAAAAGATCATctg CAAAATCACAGATAACACGAAGAC GGCAAAAATTCCAGACTTTTGTGGGTCTAATGGGAAAACGTAATGTGGTTGAACCAG GATCCTTCTAG